The sequence below is a genomic window from Bacilli bacterium.
CGGCCTCGTCAAATACCCGCAGATTGAGCGGAGCGGTATATTGCATCAAATCGTTGAACGGATCGCTGTACACGTACCGGTTAAAGCTGAACCCGTAAATATTCTTTTCAGGGTTTGCCACCCGTTTGGCCAGATCAAACATTTGATCCCAGGTCATATTGTCGGTCGGGTACCCTACTCCGGCGTCTTCAAATATTTGCTCGTTGTAGATAAGCGCGCTCGCCGAAAACATCGGCGCCAGGGCGTACAATTGCCCGTCCGTGCTCAGTTTTTTCAAACCTTCGATCACCGCCGGAACAAACTCGCTTAAATCCAATTTATCTTTCGTGATGAGCGGATCGAGCGGCGCAAAGCGGTTTTCCGCGACCAGATCGCGAATTTCATCCCCGTTTGAAATGATCAGGTCGGGAGGATTTGCGCCATCCATTACTTCCCTTAGCAAATCCAGCGGATCTTTCGGTCTTTCGCCGGGATTCAATTGTTTGTACTGGTAACCGTCTTCCTGTAACGGTACAAATTCAAGTTTCACATTTGGGTGCGTAAATTCAAATATATCGGTAAAGTTCGTGCGCAAATAATCGCTATTCGACCCATAATCAAAAGTTGAAGCGATGCGCAGCACCCTTTCCTGGTCTTCCTCTTTTGCGTTCCCCTTGCCGCAAGCCGCCAATAAAGGAACGGAAAGCAGCAACACCATCCCGATTGCCCACCATTTTTTCCAACGCAACATTGCTTGATTCATGCTTCATCCTCCCCAAGAGATTTCGGCGCTTTTATCAAAATCTTTTCACCGTCAAATTCCATTGACGCTTTATTGCCAATTTTCAGCCGTTCCAAAAATTCTTTCGGCACCTGCAGCCTGCCCATTTTATCCACAACTACATATTCCTCGTGGACTCCCTTATCACCGGCGCCAATCCGGTACCCGCGCTGATTGAACAGGTCAAGGTTCGGATTGCGCTTCACAAATTCGGTACTGGTCAAGCCGTCGCGGATGGCAACAACGCGGTCGACTTTACCCGCCAGCGACAAATCGTGCGTGACGATCACAATCGTAACGCCCAATTCGTTGTTCAATTTGCGGAAAATATCCATAATCAGATCGGACGTTTGCGTATCCACAGAGCCGGTCGGCTCATCGGCCAAAAGCAGTTTCGGGCGATTCGCCAAGGCGATGGAGATTGCCACCCGCTGCTGCTCGCCGCCGGAAAGCTGATGGAGCTTGTTGTGCATTCTGTCCTTAAGGCCGACCCATTCCAACAATTGTTTGGCGTACGATCGGTCCAGTTTGCCGTT
It includes:
- a CDS encoding ABC transporter ATP-binding protein; translation: MITCDSLVKIYKSEDVEVVALHGLNIHVDDGEMMAIIGNSGSGKSTLLNILGGLDRPSAGQVTVGEWNLLKMTDEELVEYKRKTVGFIWQNNARNLLPYLTALENVEMPMMLNGKLDRSYAKQLLEWVGLKDRMHNKLHQLSGGEQQRVAISIALANRPKLLLADEPTGSVDTQTSDLIMDIFRKLNNELGVTIVIVTHDLSLAGKVDRVVAIRDGLTSTEFVKRNPNLDLFNQRGYRIGAGDKGVHEEYVVVDKMGRLQVPKEFLERLKIGNKASMEFDGEKILIKAPKSLGEDEA